From the genome of Acidimicrobiia bacterium, one region includes:
- a CDS encoding DNA polymerase Y family protein, with protein MARTLCVWWPEWSLRRQDAPPDRPCFVVQQQTGGFRVLAANPEARSSGVAQGMSRREAEGLCPGAVVLERDTGFETTDFEKVVVAIEDLVPKVEVVEPGLVFVPIQGALRYYGGERPLVERMSDRIAEWPGGRLGVAQGPFAARRAAALATETPLFVEDDVAFLAGLTVDALPDEDLVATFRWLGIGTLGELSQLPREALASRFGEPGLVVHRLASGEDRMVAPREVPEDLSVEQFYEEPLQSLDQAGFAARALAGRLVAILDECGAAPYRVEVSVWAADGTKRIRVWRSADPFTEHGLAERVWWQLRAWIETAGVSGGIVRLRLQPADLSDAGRQLSLEEDTATRLEAFRALHRAQSLVGPDAVLQAQAQGGRRPSEQVAWFRWGEEPSVPHRDPRAPWPGRVPSPTPVLVPPEPQSIEVEWDGGIPVRIRLRSRWETVITWAGPWSLTGRWWEGEERVDRYQIVTSAAALLCEVRDGFAFVVGVYD; from the coding sequence ATGGCGAGAACCCTTTGCGTGTGGTGGCCGGAATGGTCGCTCCGGCGGCAGGACGCGCCACCGGATAGGCCCTGTTTTGTCGTTCAGCAGCAGACCGGCGGGTTTCGCGTTTTGGCTGCAAATCCAGAGGCACGTAGCTCCGGTGTAGCGCAGGGTATGTCTCGCAGGGAGGCAGAAGGTTTGTGTCCCGGTGCAGTGGTGCTCGAACGGGACACCGGATTCGAAACAACGGACTTTGAGAAGGTCGTCGTCGCCATCGAGGACCTCGTGCCGAAGGTCGAGGTGGTCGAACCCGGTCTTGTCTTCGTTCCCATTCAAGGCGCTCTTCGTTACTACGGGGGTGAACGTCCGCTCGTTGAAAGGATGTCTGATCGAATCGCCGAGTGGCCGGGGGGGAGGTTGGGTGTTGCCCAAGGCCCTTTCGCGGCCAGGCGAGCCGCAGCTCTCGCCACCGAAACGCCTTTGTTTGTCGAAGATGATGTTGCGTTCCTGGCCGGGCTCACAGTTGATGCACTTCCAGATGAGGACCTCGTTGCAACCTTCAGATGGTTGGGAATTGGGACGCTGGGAGAGTTGTCGCAGCTCCCAAGAGAAGCTTTGGCCTCGAGGTTCGGTGAGCCGGGGCTGGTTGTTCACCGGCTTGCCAGCGGGGAAGACAGGATGGTGGCTCCAAGAGAGGTACCCGAGGACCTTTCGGTAGAGCAGTTCTATGAGGAGCCGCTTCAGTCGCTCGACCAGGCAGGTTTTGCAGCCCGTGCCCTTGCCGGGCGATTGGTCGCGATACTCGATGAGTGCGGGGCAGCTCCTTATCGGGTTGAAGTTTCGGTTTGGGCGGCCGATGGTACGAAGAGGATCAGAGTATGGCGAAGTGCCGATCCCTTCACCGAGCATGGTCTCGCCGAGCGCGTCTGGTGGCAGTTGAGGGCCTGGATAGAAACTGCAGGTGTTTCGGGCGGAATCGTGAGGCTCCGCCTTCAACCGGCAGACCTCTCCGATGCCGGACGCCAGTTGTCGCTCGAGGAAGACACGGCTACCCGGCTCGAGGCCTTCAGGGCTCTCCATCGTGCGCAATCCCTGGTCGGCCCTGACGCGGTGCTCCAAGCACAGGCACAGGGTGGAAGGAGGCCTTCCGAGCAGGTGGCCTGGTTCCGCTGGGGTGAGGAACCATCCGTACCGCACCGCGATCCGAGGGCTCCCTGGCCGGGGCGGGTGCCGTCACCAACCCCGGTGCTTGTCCCGCCCGAGCCGCAGTCGATTGAAGTCGAATGGGATGGCGGCATTCCCGTCCGGATTCGTTTGCGAAGCAGATGGGAAACGGTGATCACTTGGGCAGGGCCATGGTCTCTGACCGGTCGCTGGTGGGAAGGTGAGGAAAGGGTCGACCGGTATCAGATCGTTACTTCTGCTGCTGCGCTGTTGTGCGAAGTGCGGGACGGTTTCGCTTTTGTCGTTGGGGTCTACGATTGA
- a CDS encoding lysophospholipid acyltransferase family protein translates to MLLWIKSPFRTVLAITVAGLATWIAAWSVTFLAWRDKSAERIERVINWWARTILAGAGVTLSVAGQEHVDPTRSYVVVSNHQAALDIPAHFLALPVPIRFLAKKELFGVPILGTALRAIGIVEVDRQAGAAVHGQINSHSAEVIRRGHSILVYAEGTRFRDGKVHAFKRGAFAIAIDSGLPILPVMVHGGHLVWPQRRPIFGGPMKVTISEPIETSGLTRRDVVMLRDLTKQKIEEMVEAAGD, encoded by the coding sequence ATGCTCCTGTGGATCAAGTCGCCGTTTCGCACCGTGCTGGCGATCACCGTCGCCGGGCTGGCGACCTGGATCGCCGCGTGGTCGGTCACATTCCTCGCCTGGCGCGACAAATCCGCAGAGCGCATCGAGAGAGTGATCAACTGGTGGGCGCGCACCATCCTCGCCGGTGCCGGAGTCACGCTCTCCGTTGCCGGACAGGAGCATGTTGATCCGACTCGTTCCTATGTGGTCGTCTCCAATCACCAGGCTGCCCTCGACATACCGGCCCACTTCTTGGCCCTGCCGGTGCCGATCAGGTTTCTGGCCAAGAAGGAACTGTTCGGTGTCCCGATCCTCGGCACCGCCCTGCGCGCCATCGGAATCGTCGAGGTCGATCGCCAGGCGGGGGCGGCGGTGCACGGGCAGATCAACTCGCATTCGGCTGAGGTGATCCGACGCGGGCACTCGATCCTCGTATACGCGGAAGGTACCCGTTTCCGGGACGGGAAGGTTCATGCGTTCAAGCGGGGTGCCTTCGCTATCGCGATCGATTCGGGGCTTCCCATCCTGCCGGTGATGGTCCACGGGGGCCACCTGGTGTGGCCGCAGCGCAGACCGATCTTCGGAGGGCCGATGAAGGTGACCATCTCTGAGCCAATCGAAACCTCCGGGCTCACCCGCAGGGACGTTGTAATGCTGCGGGATCTCACGAAACAGAAGATCGAGGAGATGGTCGAAGCTGCGGGCGATTGA
- a CDS encoding DUF1801 domain-containing protein encodes MRSDATTVDDYLAALPEGRRAAIETVRDTILANLPDGYEEAINWGMITYQVPIATFPDTYNGRPLMYAGLASQKNHMAVYLTSIYALPGKAGEFEAAYRATGKRYDVGKSCVRFRKLDDLPLDLIGETIAAVDVETFVRDAGAAGKTRRKPS; translated from the coding sequence ATGCGTTCAGACGCCACCACCGTCGATGACTATCTGGCCGCCCTTCCCGAGGGGCGCCGCGCCGCAATCGAGACGGTGCGCGACACGATTCTCGCCAACCTGCCGGACGGCTATGAGGAAGCCATCAACTGGGGAATGATCACCTACCAGGTTCCGATTGCCACCTTCCCGGACACATACAACGGTCGACCGCTCATGTACGCGGGACTTGCTTCGCAGAAGAACCACATGGCCGTCTACCTGACCAGCATCTACGCGCTGCCCGGAAAGGCCGGGGAGTTCGAGGCCGCCTACCGGGCAACCGGGAAGAGGTACGACGTTGGCAAGTCGTGCGTCCGGTTTCGCAAACTGGACGATCTTCCTCTCGACCTGATCGGCGAGACGATCGCAGCCGTCGACGTCGAAACCTTCGTACGCGACGCCGGGGCGGCCGGGAAGACGCGCAGGAAACCTTCGTAA